Part of the Zingiber officinale cultivar Zhangliang chromosome 8A, Zo_v1.1, whole genome shotgun sequence genome, tcctactccaaggcccacactcattgagtactttcgatgggcaatctacTAATAGTTCAAATGAGGTTACacaatttaagtacaagaactacaataatttaaatgttgtaaatgaaattataccgacaacttaaagaattGAAGTTGTGAGCTTTCGATCGTCAGAGAACCGTTTCATTCCAAAGCAGTGTGCAAGAGAGAAAGTTGCTGGAATTGATGTTCTAAAGCTGTTGCTTGAAGACCTTTATATAGGACCTCTCCGAGCACCTGGAACCACCCCTGAGCGCCTAGAGTGTGATGATGTGGCTGCACCTTATTAAAAGTTTATCCCGCAAACTTTATCCACCTCCGAGCGCTCGAGCCGCTATCATAGGCTGGCCAACCAGTGAATGCCACCTCAGACCATCATCCAGGTGCCTATCCACTTGTTCGGGCTCCTGGAGCacctctgggcgctcggacctccgggcacctggacaagCTCTAGGCACTCGTAGCCCTTTTTCcaacctttatttttttttgtaatataAAGTTAGTCTAACAAGCAATAATATGTAAAGTAGAGTAATATTTAACAGTCTCTAGATTGTCAGATCCTAACTTTGAGTTTTgctaaaactctaggtcaaatcgatacctactgttccctctatgggaaacacatcctcacatactcctctcaAGATATTTTACTTTTTGCCAAACAGTCCTCTAGACCGTTTATAATTTTTCTCAGCATTCGAGACCTTAGGACTTCCTGCTAGACATCCGAACCCTAACTCATCCAATCTTTTGCTTGGTGTCCGTGACCCCCAGAACTTTTACCTAGTGTCCTGTCTGCTCAACGTCCTCGACCTGTTAAGACTTCGCCCAGTCCCCTAGaccaggacttccttgcctagccgcaactaggactttccacctacctagtgtccactaggacttctttacctagcctcaattagaattttcaccttgcctaagaccacttaggactttcttgcacacttagtcaaaCTTATCAGTACAATAGTAGgacttaattttgaacccttttctaatatcaaaacttaggttcaatcatctagtgcttcttgcaccaacacataatatctaactttaatacattattattcatcaaaatctaaatttgacCATTAATACTAACTGCGCCAACACCATGCTCCCAAGTAGATATTCTCAAGTAGTGTGTACTTCCCACGTGATTGATGTCTTAGACGGATATATTGGGGTATATCACAAGTCCCCCCATCTTGTCGAACCATGGAAAGATTGATAACGCTCAATGATGGATGCAACATCTTCCTTAAATGTGTACTTGAGGTGATTGTTGGACAACTACACCGCATTCCTCTCAATCATTTAAACTTCCTGGCTCATTCCACATGTGCATCACATATGGTTATTGTGCCTGAGGCATCAACGAGTGGTTGTTGCGTATAAGACTGACATCATCCTATTTTAATTGGTTGCTCCTATAGTCATCATATTGAACTTTTTTACCACATGTGCAATTTCAGTCATTCCTTGAGAACAATGTCAAATATAAAATTTGGGAAAAAATTAAATAGGCATCCATCATTTACATTTTTGTTACTTAGATGCTCCATTTCTGATTAAAGTCAAATGAGAGCCCCATTTAAAGTGACCTGTCCAAAATACCCTTATATTATCTGATCATTCGACTGTATAGAAGCTAATTTCTACAATTATAGAAGCTAACATCTGGCTTCTACAATTATAGAAGCTAACATCTAGCTTCTACAATACATTTTCTCGTCATTCGACCATGTAGAAGCTAGTTGCTAGCTTCTATAATTGTAAATGCTAGATTCTACAATGTGTAGAAGCTAGACGCTAGTTTTTATATGTTGTAGAAGCTAGTTACTAGCTTCTACAACagtgattttatattattttgatcTTGATTGTTTGAATAATAATCTAGTTAAAATATATAACATTTCAATgagcaaaataaataatttaaattttgacaCTTATTATATTTCAAATGAACATTATTGGTTATGATCAACCATATAGAAGCTAGCATGTAGCTTCTATAACGTACATAAGCTAGTTGTTAACTTTTACAATAATgactttatattattttaattttatttttctaagtgataatttaattaaaataatatttcaacgaGTAAATCAAACGATCAGGATTTCATGATAATCATTACATTTAAAATGAACATGATTATTTATAATGATTGAGTACGTAGAAGCTAACATGTATCTTTTATAACGTATAATAGCTACATACTAACTTTTACAAACAAAGCTGAATTCAGGgtattttcaagaaaaattataAAGGATACTCATTTAACTTTTTTTCTAAAAGAACAAATCACACTAatttaatatttctattaatttGGGAGTCATTTTAATTTTTGTCCATAAAATGTTAATAAGATAAAATAGAGGACTCCCTGATGCGTTTTCACATTagtaatattaaattatttcCCCCGTTTTATTTGATATATTAGTTTAATTTAACATCATAAGAAAAATATGTACAAAGTAAAAAATACTGAAAATTTTTATTGTCCAATGAATTCTCTTAATTGTCACATTCCGAGAAGGATTTATTGACGAGTTGTAGAAGTGAGGAAAAGATAATTTTTAGGAGAGGTAGATGCGGCTTTGGTAAGCTTTGTCTAGGACAAATTATTCATGACTTTTACTATTATAAGAGATAAAATCCACATCGAAAAAATTAGTCATTTATTCAAATTAGCTAAATGAAAATCATTAATTGAATGCATTAAAATGAATTAATTCCAATCCACCCTCATCAAATTTATACTCGGTCCCTGCCTCCAATAAACACACATTAATGCCAATTCAATTAATTTCTATTAATTATATCTTTTTGTATTATATATATGATTTTTCTCTGATTTATCTTTTGAGTAAATTCGAAACGTTTATAAAAGtcaacttttaaaatatttgtgattcaaattttgattctCTAAATTATTTCTTTGAGCGTTTTACCACCCCACCACATTCATGGGGCAATCGTGTTATATACATCAACTTCAAAAGGTTAGAGgcgaattaataataataataataataacatttcatacttaaaaattatattattattattcttatatTAATCATCAAAACAACATTTCATACTCGAAAAGGAACCAACGATCATCAAATTTAACATTATACATTAAGCATTAGCTTGTTAGCTTTTTGCCCAACTATCGAGCATGCCCGAACTTGTGATCCTCCATGCTCCGGCCATGATCAACAGATATTGGATTCATCAACCGGTACTGGTTTCCGGCTGCCGGGCAAGATCCTGACGACTCTACTCTCCCCATGCAACCATGGCCAAGTCCCAAGTGAAGCCTTTCCCTCTCCAGCTCCTGCTTCGCATTCCTCCTGAGACAATGTTTCCTACAAGCTGAAGCAGTGCTCACCGTCTGTCTACTAGTTCTGCCGTTACAACCTCCGACCGGCACTGGCAGAGCATCCAGCCCCATCAGTTTGGCGACAACTCCAGGCTTGCACCAAACAACACTCTCCCCAGCCACAGTCGGAGGCAGACACAAATTCCTCTCCAGGTCCAGCTGATAACTAGGCCTGCAAGATGCACCCAGGAACTTGCCATAGCAGGGCCCTATTCGTCGGCCTCCCTCAAAGTCGCTGGGCCTCGCTCTCAAGTTTCGGAATGATGACCGGCACATTGCATCTCTCCCGTCAAGCGAGAAGCGTGGATATTGGCTCAAAGCACTCTGTGCTGATCGGAGAATGTCGGAGTTGTTAACGCATGACATCCTCCGGGGGAGCTCGCCGAATTCATCCACCCCATCCCTTCTTGTGGCCTTTTCCTCCATGTCCAGTTCTAGGATCATCTGCTCCAGTGTCATAGGGCTGCCTGCTGCATGGCTCTCCTCCATGTATGAACCGACGACTGACGAAGCAGCGGCACAGGACATATCGGCTTCAGCTTTCTGCTTCAGGGTGGATGTGGAGTTGACACCATGACAGAAGTTTCTGAATCCTCTCTTCATCTTGGATCCAAAGTCGTTTTTGAGAAGAAAAAGCGAAAGGTCCTTCATGAACATGACAGCTGAAGATGAGGGGAAGAAGATAATGGTGGCCATTTAAAAGGAGGTGCCCCACCTACCTACAACCGTGAAGGAAATGAATTTGAGAGGTTTGGGCTGGTAAAGCTTGTAAAAGCCATCACATGACAACAGATGCAGCAGCTTTCACAAGAACTCACAGGGGTATTATGACTGTTCTATGACATTAAATTGATATATGCTATGCTGGGCTTCTCATAATCCAACTAACCGACCATTAGCGTTAAAGTCAGAATATCAACTAGCACAAGTCCTTTAATGCACAAACAAAACCAATCCCGATACACCAGAGAGCAAACAGAGCTGATGTGTTGGATGTAGAAGTTCACGAAATGTTCCATAGCCAAGTCGGCACAGTGAAAGGTGACATGATCTGTTTTGGAATGTGTAATTATTATCTTAAGTTTTCAGACACTAAAAGGGCCAACACTGATGATATACAAGGCCAACTATTACAAACCCATTGTAGAAATGGGACACTGACCGGGCACTCAATGATTTTGTCAATTGCTGGCCCAGAACATTTTGGCCCCCAAGAGATCCTTTCCTATCTTGCCTTTGAAAGATAAACGCTTTTTGATGTGTTTCTTAGTCGACGAA contains:
- the LOC122008587 gene encoding uncharacterized protein LOC122008587 — protein: MKRGFRNFCHGVNSTSTLKQKAEADMSCAAASSVVGSYMEESHAAGSPMTLEQMILELDMEEKATRRDGVDEFGELPRRMSCVNNSDILRSAQSALSQYPRFSLDGRDAMCRSSFRNLRARPSDFEGGRRIGPCYGKFLGASCRPSYQLDLERNLCLPPTVAGESVVWCKPGVVAKLMGLDALPVPVGGCNGRTSRQTVSTASACRKHCLRRNAKQELERERLHLGLGHGCMGRVESSGSCPAAGNQYRLMNPISVDHGRSMEDHKFGHAR